From one Streptomyces sp. R41 genomic stretch:
- a CDS encoding LCP family protein, whose amino-acid sequence MTDTAGTLSGRPEGPGLGASPTGAGLIRRRRRWLRYTATGVAGVVLGVVGVGWAAYEKLNANITSDDGAAAELARYEKERPTSLVHDAQNILLIGSDSRSGDGNRKYGRDSGTERSDTTILLHLAADRHSATAVSLPRDLMVDVPSCRRPDGTRTRPTFAMFNSAFQTGGSACTIRTVEKLTNVRVDHHMVVDFHGFKDMVDAVDGVEVCLKEPIDDKAAKLKLPAGKVVLNGEQALGYVRARKSIGDGSDTDRMDRQQRFLGALVNKVQSNDVLLNPTKLYPVLDAATSSLTTDPGLASLRGLYDLVRGMRNIPTERVQFLTVPRTPYVHNANRDQLVEPAATQLFTRLRSDEPVAVSKNLPEDSAAKPMDSGVKSGSASSSPSSHDYEEESSDDEKSSGKRPGAPADTPDPAPTFRGNTAAEDACE is encoded by the coding sequence GTGACCGACACCGCAGGCACGCTCTCCGGACGGCCGGAAGGGCCGGGGCTGGGAGCGTCGCCCACCGGGGCCGGTCTCATACGTCGGCGGCGGCGCTGGCTGCGCTACACGGCGACAGGTGTCGCGGGCGTGGTGCTCGGCGTCGTAGGGGTGGGCTGGGCGGCCTACGAGAAGCTGAACGCGAACATCACGTCGGACGACGGCGCCGCCGCCGAGCTGGCCCGCTACGAGAAGGAGCGGCCCACCTCGCTGGTGCACGACGCCCAGAACATCCTGCTGATCGGATCGGACTCGCGCTCGGGGGACGGGAACCGGAAATACGGGCGGGACTCCGGGACCGAGCGGTCCGACACCACGATCCTGCTGCATCTCGCGGCGGACCGGCACAGCGCGACCGCCGTCTCGCTGCCCCGCGATCTGATGGTGGACGTGCCGAGCTGCCGGCGCCCGGACGGCACGCGCACCCGGCCGACGTTCGCGATGTTCAACTCCGCCTTCCAGACGGGCGGCTCGGCCTGCACGATCCGGACCGTCGAGAAGCTCACGAACGTCCGCGTCGACCACCACATGGTCGTCGACTTCCATGGCTTCAAGGACATGGTCGATGCCGTGGACGGCGTCGAGGTCTGCCTGAAGGAGCCCATCGACGACAAGGCCGCCAAGCTGAAGCTGCCCGCGGGCAAGGTCGTGCTCAACGGCGAACAGGCCCTCGGCTACGTCCGCGCCCGCAAGAGCATCGGCGACGGCAGCGACACCGACCGGATGGACCGTCAGCAACGGTTCCTCGGCGCACTCGTCAACAAGGTGCAGAGCAACGACGTACTGCTCAACCCGACGAAGCTCTATCCCGTGCTCGACGCGGCCACCTCGTCACTCACCACGGACCCGGGTCTGGCGAGCCTGCGCGGGTTGTACGACCTGGTGCGCGGCATGCGCAACATCCCCACGGAACGTGTGCAGTTCCTGACGGTGCCCCGGACGCCGTACGTCCACAACGCCAACCGCGACCAGCTCGTGGAGCCCGCGGCGACACAACTCTTCACACGGCTGCGTTCGGACGAGCCGGTGGCGGTCTCGAAGAACCTTCCGGAGGATTCCGCCGCAAAGCCGATGGATTCCGGCGTCAAGAGCGGCTCCGCATCCTCCTCGCCCTCCTCGCACGACTACGAAGAGGAGTCGTCCGACGACGAGAAGTCGAGCGGAAAGCGGCCCGGCGCACCGGCCGACACCCCTGATCCGGCGCCGACTTTCCGGGGGAACACGGCGGCCGAGGACGCCTGCGAGTAA
- a CDS encoding TIGR03089 family protein, whose amino-acid sequence MNATDRTPADLLRSALAADPARPLVTFYDDATGERVELSVATFANWVAKTANLLQGELSAEPGERVALLLPAHWQTAVWLLACSSVGVVADVGGDPGAADHVVAGPGQFEAGLACSGERVALSLAPLGRRFPTPPAGYADYAVEVPSQGDRFVPYGPVDPEEPALIVAGAEYTSAEVVEMARSEAPALDLTGPGSRILSALAYDTWEGLSAGLYAPLATGGSVVLCRHLEQLGEDAVAKRIESERVTATAR is encoded by the coding sequence GTGAACGCCACCGACCGCACCCCTGCCGACCTGCTGCGATCCGCGCTCGCCGCGGACCCCGCGCGCCCCCTGGTGACCTTCTACGACGACGCCACGGGCGAACGCGTCGAATTGTCCGTGGCCACCTTCGCCAATTGGGTGGCCAAGACCGCCAATCTGCTCCAGGGCGAGTTGTCCGCCGAGCCCGGCGAACGGGTCGCGCTGCTGCTGCCCGCGCACTGGCAGACGGCGGTGTGGCTGCTCGCGTGTTCCTCGGTCGGCGTCGTCGCGGATGTCGGGGGCGACCCGGGCGCGGCGGACCACGTCGTCGCCGGGCCCGGGCAGTTCGAGGCCGGGCTCGCCTGCTCCGGGGAGCGCGTCGCCCTCTCGCTCGCACCGCTCGGGCGTCGCTTCCCGACGCCGCCCGCCGGGTACGCCGACTACGCCGTCGAGGTGCCGTCCCAGGGCGACCGCTTCGTGCCGTACGGGCCGGTGGACCCGGAAGAGCCCGCGCTGATCGTCGCCGGGGCCGAGTACACGAGCGCGGAGGTGGTCGAGATGGCCCGTTCGGAGGCGCCCGCGCTCGACCTGACCGGGCCGGGCTCGCGGATCCTGTCGGCGCTTGCGTACGACACGTGGGAGGGGCTCAGCGCCGGGTTGTACGCACCGCTCGCGACCGGAGGGTCCGTGGTGTTGTGCCGCCATCTGGAGCAGCTCGGTGAGGACGCGGTCGCCAAGCGGATCGAGAGTGAGCGGGTGACGGCTACGGCTCGCTGA
- a CDS encoding peptidoglycan recognition protein: protein MRGFLVSSVGATCAAALALPLALPAPAHAGQPVLTSEPAAPGSTQSLPLTPLDDERDLGPAASEQGLTPRNVRPFSLVGVIWDNPDRELHGRVQVRTRAVGTGHWSGWQDVETHNHEHAADPDTAEGASRRVHGSTAPLWVGNSDGVEVRVQAEKPEGDERATAPGDSPLPRGLHLELVDPGAELPREGAQTGGAREGAPVADPAPVTHVGALTAVASTAASTAVASAGALAAVASAGDLTADASVHAPHAGAPMDDTDAPAVAPSAKDAAASSANAELAPLGAGEEIPALSQQETEREFVAANGGDERVKPYIGPRPRIITRRGWGANESLRERGFVYTKKVKAAFVHHTASGNNYSCSQAPSVIRSIYRYHVVSSGWRDIGYNFLVDKCGNIYEGRAGGVTKPVMGAHTLGFNSNSMGIAVLGSFAKTKPSGAAVTAIARLTAWKLGLYGANPRGKTYLKSGGGNLYRKGKNVRLNVISGHRDGFATECPGRLLYGKLGTARQAAARYQGR from the coding sequence ATGCGTGGATTTCTTGTTTCCTCGGTCGGCGCCACTTGCGCGGCCGCACTCGCTCTTCCGCTGGCCCTGCCCGCCCCGGCGCACGCCGGGCAACCGGTGCTGACGTCCGAACCGGCCGCCCCCGGCAGCACCCAGTCCCTGCCGCTCACCCCGCTCGACGACGAGCGCGACCTCGGCCCCGCCGCATCCGAACAAGGGCTCACCCCACGGAACGTACGGCCGTTCTCGCTGGTCGGCGTCATCTGGGACAACCCGGACCGTGAGCTGCACGGCCGCGTCCAGGTCCGTACCCGTGCGGTCGGGACCGGCCACTGGTCCGGCTGGCAGGACGTCGAGACGCACAACCACGAGCACGCGGCCGACCCGGACACCGCCGAGGGCGCATCGCGCCGGGTGCACGGCTCCACGGCGCCGCTGTGGGTGGGCAACTCGGACGGCGTCGAGGTACGCGTCCAGGCGGAGAAGCCGGAGGGGGACGAACGGGCGACGGCCCCCGGCGACTCACCGCTCCCCAGGGGGCTCCACCTCGAACTCGTCGATCCCGGCGCGGAACTCCCGCGCGAGGGCGCGCAGACGGGCGGCGCACGCGAGGGCGCTCCGGTAGCGGATCCGGCCCCGGTGACGCACGTGGGCGCCCTGACCGCGGTCGCTTCCACGGCCGCCTCGACCGCGGTCGCTTCCGCGGGCGCCCTGGCCGCGGTTGCTTCAGCCGGCGACCTGACCGCGGACGCTTCCGTGCACGCCCCGCACGCGGGCGCCCCCATGGACGACACGGACGCTCCAGCCGTCGCCCCGTCCGCGAAGGACGCCGCCGCGTCCTCCGCCAACGCCGAGCTCGCGCCCCTCGGCGCCGGGGAGGAGATTCCCGCACTCTCCCAGCAGGAGACGGAGCGCGAATTCGTCGCCGCGAACGGGGGCGACGAGCGCGTGAAGCCGTACATCGGCCCACGCCCGCGCATCATCACGCGCCGCGGCTGGGGCGCGAACGAGAGCCTGCGCGAACGCGGCTTCGTCTACACGAAGAAGGTCAAGGCGGCCTTCGTGCACCACACGGCGTCGGGCAACAACTACAGCTGCTCCCAAGCCCCTTCGGTCATCCGCAGTATCTACCGCTACCACGTGGTGAGCAGTGGCTGGCGCGACATCGGCTACAACTTCCTCGTCGACAAGTGCGGAAACATCTACGAAGGCCGCGCCGGGGGCGTGACGAAGCCCGTCATGGGTGCCCACACCCTCGGTTTCAACAGCAACAGCATGGGGATCGCCGTCCTCGGCAGCTTCGCCAAGACGAAGCCTTCCGGTGCCGCGGTCACAGCCATCGCGCGGCTCACGGCATGGAAACTCGGCCTCTACGGAGCGAATCCGCGTGGCAAGACATACCTGAAGTCCGGCGGTGGCAATCTCTACCGAAAAGGAAAGAACGTACGACTGAACGTGATCTCCGGCCATCGCGACGGGTTCGCAACGGAGTGCCCAGGAAGACTCCTGTACGGCAAGCTCGGCACGGCCCGCCAAGCGGCGGCCCGCTACCAGGGCAGGTAG
- a CDS encoding sugar phosphate nucleotidyltransferase translates to MTEAILLVGGRGTRLRPLTVHTPKPMVPAAGVPFLTHQLARARAAGVEHIVLATSYLAEVFEPYFGDGSSLGLRIEYVTEEEPLGTGGAIRNVASRLHSGPDDPVLIFNGDILTGLDIRALVATHETTGADVSLHLTRVEDPRAYGLVPTDATGRVTAFLEKPQTPEEIVTDQINAGAYVFRRSVIDTIPEGRPVSVERETFPDLLATGAHLQGMVDSTYWLDLGTPQAFVRGSADLVLGRAPSPAVPGRCGDRLILPTATVAPDAKLTGGTVVGEGAHVGEGARISGSTILEGAVVEPGAVITDSLVGARARIGERSLLTGAVIGDGATIGPDNELRSGVRVWCDARIPGGAIRFSSDQ, encoded by the coding sequence GTGACAGAAGCGATCCTCCTGGTCGGCGGCAGAGGCACCCGGCTGCGCCCCCTCACGGTGCACACACCGAAGCCCATGGTCCCGGCGGCCGGGGTCCCGTTCCTCACCCACCAGCTGGCGCGAGCGAGGGCGGCGGGCGTCGAGCACATCGTCCTGGCGACCTCCTACCTGGCCGAGGTATTCGAGCCGTACTTCGGCGACGGCTCCTCGCTGGGCCTGCGCATCGAGTACGTCACCGAGGAGGAACCCCTCGGCACGGGCGGCGCCATCCGCAATGTGGCGTCGCGACTCCACTCGGGCCCCGACGACCCCGTACTGATCTTCAACGGCGACATCCTCACCGGCCTGGACATCCGGGCGCTGGTGGCGACCCACGAGACGACCGGTGCGGACGTCTCCCTCCACCTCACCCGTGTCGAGGACCCGCGCGCGTACGGGCTGGTCCCCACGGACGCGACCGGCCGCGTAACGGCCTTCCTGGAGAAGCCCCAAACCCCCGAGGAGATCGTCACCGACCAGATCAACGCGGGCGCGTACGTCTTCCGCCGCTCGGTCATCGACACGATCCCCGAGGGCCGCCCGGTCTCGGTGGAACGCGAAACCTTCCCCGACCTGCTCGCCACCGGCGCCCATCTCCAGGGCATGGTCGACTCCACCTACTGGCTGGACCTGGGCACCCCCCAGGCCTTCGTACGCGGCTCCGCGGACCTCGTCCTCGGCCGCGCACCCTCCCCGGCCGTCCCCGGCCGCTGCGGCGACCGCCTGATCCTGCCCACCGCCACGGTCGCCCCCGACGCGAAACTCACCGGCGGCACGGTGGTCGGCGAGGGCGCCCATGTCGGCGAGGGCGCCCGCATCTCGGGCAGCACGATCCTCGAGGGCGCCGTCGTCGAACCCGGCGCCGTCATCACCGACTCCCTCGTCGGCGCCCGCGCCCGCATCGGCGAACGCTCACTCCTCACCGGCGCGGTCATCGGAGACGGCGCGACGATCGGCCCGGACAACGAACTCCGCTCCGGCGTACGGGTGTGGTGCGACGCCCGAATCCCCGGGGGCGCGATCCGCTTCTCTTCGGACCAGTAG
- a CDS encoding LCP family protein yields MDAQGRGRADNIDPADQWVLNPNTGEYELRLTPSAPQSGVPRPRRGDGVPAGARSRTAPGRGREAPGADVPGQRRRRTEPPEPVPGRRRGRTKPKKSKAKKILLWTGGTMAFVLIAVSAAGYAYLKHLEGNVNTTDIGSAGKNGFSKDEAFNVLIIGTDKRTGKGNEGYGDKNSVGHADTNILLHVSKDRTNATAMSIPRDLIVNVPDCPTKQADGSEKVISGTQNVRFNTSLGQYGRNPGCTMLTVKEVTGIAPDHFMMVDFNAVKTLTSAVGGVDVCLAKDVNDPDSHLKLSKGKHTIEGEQALAFVRTRHSFGNQGDLDRIKVQQQFLASLMRKMSSSDTLTSPTKLINLAEAATKALTVDKGIGRVSTLKDMALELKKVPTKNITFTTVPVIDNPAEKVHATVVVNPTTSQAVFDAIKNDVSFTAVKQKEKKEKAAVAARLKGSRSAASDIRVDIYNGGADAGSAQETLNWLQNSEGVLKSSQLGNADETLSKTTLEYSPDQADQARKLADLMGLSASAMKPGKSEKNSQGLPAIVLTLGKDFKGAGVSMTTPTKAPDVEKSTADKTVCAS; encoded by the coding sequence GTGGACGCGCAAGGCCGTGGGCGGGCGGACAACATCGACCCCGCAGACCAGTGGGTGCTCAACCCGAACACCGGCGAATACGAACTGCGACTGACCCCTTCCGCACCGCAGTCGGGGGTGCCCAGGCCGCGAAGAGGTGACGGTGTTCCCGCGGGAGCGCGTAGCCGTACGGCGCCGGGCCGGGGTCGTGAGGCACCCGGCGCGGATGTGCCGGGGCAGCGCCGCCGTCGTACGGAACCGCCGGAGCCCGTTCCCGGGCGGCGGCGGGGGCGTACGAAGCCGAAGAAGTCGAAGGCGAAGAAGATACTGCTGTGGACCGGCGGCACGATGGCCTTTGTGCTGATCGCCGTCTCGGCCGCCGGCTACGCCTACCTCAAGCACCTCGAGGGCAACGTCAACACGACGGACATCGGCAGCGCGGGCAAGAACGGCTTCAGCAAGGACGAGGCCTTCAACGTCCTGATCATCGGCACCGACAAGCGCACCGGCAAGGGCAACGAGGGCTACGGCGACAAGAACAGCGTCGGGCACGCCGACACCAACATCCTGCTGCACGTCTCCAAGGACCGTACGAACGCGACCGCGATGAGCATTCCGCGCGACCTGATCGTCAACGTCCCGGACTGCCCGACCAAGCAGGCCGACGGCAGCGAAAAGGTCATCTCGGGCACGCAGAACGTGCGCTTCAACACGAGCCTCGGGCAGTACGGCCGCAACCCGGGCTGCACCATGCTCACGGTCAAGGAAGTCACCGGCATCGCACCGGACCACTTCATGATGGTCGACTTCAACGCGGTGAAGACGCTGACGTCCGCGGTGGGCGGCGTCGACGTCTGTCTCGCCAAGGACGTCAACGACCCCGACTCGCACCTCAAGCTCTCGAAGGGCAAGCACACGATCGAGGGTGAGCAGGCGCTGGCCTTCGTGCGCACCCGGCACAGCTTCGGCAACCAGGGCGACCTCGACCGCATCAAGGTGCAGCAGCAGTTCCTTGCCTCCCTGATGCGCAAGATGAGCTCCAGCGACACCCTCACCAGCCCCACCAAGCTGATCAATCTGGCCGAGGCCGCCACCAAGGCGCTGACCGTGGACAAGGGGATAGGGAGGGTCAGCACGCTCAAGGACATGGCCCTGGAGCTGAAGAAGGTGCCGACGAAGAACATCACCTTCACCACCGTGCCGGTCATCGACAACCCCGCCGAGAAGGTCCATGCGACGGTCGTCGTCAACCCGACGACGTCCCAGGCGGTCTTCGACGCGATCAAGAACGACGTGTCCTTCACCGCGGTGAAGCAGAAGGAGAAGAAGGAGAAGGCGGCGGTGGCCGCCCGCCTCAAGGGCTCCCGCTCCGCCGCCTCCGACATCCGCGTCGACATCTACAACGGCGGTGCCGACGCCGGCTCCGCACAGGAAACTCTTAACTGGCTGCAGAATAGTGAGGGCGTGCTCAAGTCCAGCCAGCTCGGAAACGCTGATGAAACACTCAGCAAGACGACCCTGGAGTACTCTCCCGACCAGGCTGATCAGGCGCGCAAACTGGCGGACCTCATGGGGCTGTCCGCTTCTGCGATGAAGCCTGGCAAGAGCGAGAAGAACTCACAGGGTCTGCCCGCGATCGTGCTGACCCTGGGCAAGGACTTCAAGGGCGCCGGGGTGTCGATGACCACTCCGACGAAGGCGCCGGACGTCGAGAAGTCCACGGCGGACAAGACGGTGTGCGCCAGCTGA
- a CDS encoding LCP family protein — translation MRVVTTISVVVLASAGIGHAVVTSLDADIARVDPFKDMKNRPEAGHGMNVLLVGTDGRDKITEEERRKYRLGGAPCHCTDTIMIVHISEDRERASIVSLPRDSYAETPAHTDETTGARHGPHPIKLNAAYAEGGPNLTVRTVENMTHVKIDHYLEVDFTSFMKTVDVLGGVEICTSQPLKDSYTGLDLAAGSHLLGGGQALQYVRARHVDGASDLGRMQRQQRFLAALVGRATSSGVLMNPIKFRDVTRAVLGSVRADEEFGTDELLDLGRAMRNFSPSSSEFTTVPIGQMGYVVKGIGSTLKWDPAKSAKLFQALRDDKPLAVHKARPKSLRVDVAPQQIQVQVENGTTTAGLGRRVDSALAAVGFRTTHRPTSAVDPTVRRTVISYDPRWDRSAKSLAAALPGAELRAVKRQGPMLKVTAGADFKQVRRVRAEDPYQGEFGAVTGDQVMCP, via the coding sequence ATGCGGGTGGTGACGACCATCTCAGTGGTGGTCCTCGCCTCGGCGGGCATCGGGCACGCGGTGGTCACCAGCCTGGACGCGGACATCGCCCGGGTCGACCCCTTCAAGGACATGAAGAACCGTCCCGAGGCCGGCCACGGCATGAATGTGCTGCTGGTCGGCACCGACGGCCGGGACAAGATCACGGAGGAGGAGCGGCGGAAGTACCGGCTGGGCGGCGCGCCCTGCCACTGCACCGACACGATCATGATCGTGCACATCTCGGAGGACCGGGAGCGGGCCAGCATCGTCAGCCTGCCGCGCGACTCGTACGCCGAGACGCCCGCGCACACCGACGAGACCACCGGCGCGCGGCACGGCCCCCACCCGATCAAGCTCAACGCGGCGTACGCGGAGGGCGGCCCGAACCTGACCGTGCGCACCGTCGAGAACATGACCCACGTCAAGATCGACCACTATCTGGAGGTCGACTTCACCAGCTTCATGAAGACGGTGGACGTGCTCGGCGGCGTGGAGATCTGCACCTCACAGCCCCTGAAGGACTCGTACACCGGTCTCGACCTGGCGGCGGGCTCGCACCTGCTGGGCGGCGGCCAGGCGCTCCAGTACGTACGTGCCCGGCATGTCGACGGGGCCTCCGACCTCGGCCGGATGCAGCGCCAGCAGCGTTTCCTGGCGGCGCTGGTCGGGCGCGCCACCTCGTCCGGGGTGCTGATGAACCCGATCAAGTTCCGCGACGTCACCCGGGCCGTGCTCGGCTCGGTCCGCGCGGACGAGGAGTTCGGCACGGACGAGCTGCTGGACCTCGGGCGGGCCATGCGGAACTTCTCACCCTCCTCGTCCGAGTTCACGACCGTGCCGATCGGGCAGATGGGATACGTCGTGAAGGGCATCGGTTCGACGCTGAAGTGGGACCCCGCCAAGTCGGCGAAGCTCTTCCAGGCGCTGCGCGACGACAAGCCGCTCGCGGTGCACAAGGCGCGGCCCAAGTCCCTGCGTGTCGACGTGGCCCCGCAGCAGATCCAGGTCCAGGTCGAGAACGGGACGACCACGGCGGGCCTCGGCAGGCGCGTCGACAGCGCGCTCGCCGCCGTCGGGTTCCGTACGACGCACCGGCCCACCAGCGCGGTGGACCCGACCGTCCGACGGACCGTCATCTCGTACGACCCCCGCTGGGACCGCTCGGCGAAGTCCCTCGCGGCCGCGCTGCCCGGCGCGGAGCTGCGCGCGGTCAAGAGGCAGGGACCGATGTTGAAGGTGACCGCCGGAGCGGACTTCAAGCAGGTCAGGCGGGTGCGAGCGGAGGATCCGTATCAGGGGGAGTTCGGGGCGGTGACGGGGGATCAGGTGATGTGCCCGTGA
- a CDS encoding glycosyltransferase family 2 protein, with amino-acid sequence MSEKSDVRPPAVSVIMPVLDEERHLRGAVQAILAQQYDGEMEVVIAIGPSTDRTEEIAAELVREDPRVHTVPNPTGRTPAALNAAIKASRHPIVVRVDGHGMLSPNYIATAVRLLQETGAQNVGGVMHAEGENDWEHAVAAAMTSKIGVGNAAFHTGGEAGPAETVYLGVFRREALEQQGGYNEEFIRAQDWELNFRIREAGGLIWFSPELRVSYRPRPSVKALAKQYKDYGRWRHVVARYHEGSINLRYLAPPTAVCAIAAGVVVGAALTPWGFLIPGGYLAAIALGSLPAGKGLPLKARLQIPVALATMHMSWGFGFLTSPKALAKKVIASRRPAVLSSN; translated from the coding sequence ATGAGCGAGAAGTCTGACGTGCGGCCCCCCGCCGTTTCTGTGATCATGCCCGTCCTCGACGAGGAGCGGCATCTGCGCGGGGCCGTCCAAGCGATCCTGGCGCAGCAGTACGACGGCGAGATGGAGGTCGTGATCGCCATCGGTCCCTCCACGGACCGTACGGAGGAGATCGCCGCCGAGCTCGTACGTGAGGACCCCCGGGTCCACACCGTCCCGAACCCGACCGGGCGCACCCCCGCCGCGCTGAACGCCGCGATCAAGGCGTCCCGGCACCCCATCGTCGTACGCGTCGACGGGCACGGCATGCTCTCGCCGAACTACATCGCGACCGCCGTGCGCCTCCTGCAGGAGACCGGTGCGCAGAACGTCGGCGGCGTCATGCACGCCGAGGGCGAGAACGACTGGGAGCACGCGGTCGCCGCCGCGATGACCTCGAAGATAGGGGTCGGGAACGCCGCGTTCCACACGGGCGGTGAGGCCGGGCCCGCCGAGACCGTGTACCTCGGGGTCTTCCGCCGCGAAGCCCTGGAGCAGCAGGGCGGCTACAACGAGGAGTTCATCCGCGCCCAGGACTGGGAGCTGAACTTCCGGATCCGGGAGGCGGGCGGGCTCATCTGGTTCTCGCCCGAGCTGCGCGTGTCGTACCGGCCGCGGCCCTCCGTCAAGGCCCTCGCCAAGCAGTACAAGGACTACGGGCGCTGGCGGCACGTCGTCGCCCGCTACCACGAGGGCTCCATCAACCTGCGCTACCTCGCCCCGCCGACCGCCGTGTGCGCGATCGCGGCGGGCGTGGTCGTGGGTGCGGCGCTGACGCCCTGGGGATTCCTGATCCCCGGCGGCTACCTCGCGGCCATCGCGCTCGGCTCGCTGCCGGCCGGCAAGGGGCTGCCGCTGAAGGCGCGCCTCCAGATCCCCGTCGCCCTCGCCACGATGCACATGTCGTGGGGCTTCGGCTTCCTCACCAGCCCGAAGGCGCTGGCCAAGAAGGTCATCGCGTCCCGGCGCCCGGCGGTGCTCAGCTCCAACTGA
- a CDS encoding LCP family protein: MAQSSVRGEGARPRVRRAGGAGGAGGAGGLGWDDSPYDENGDPVHRTDGGSVRTADGDGDRTADDTMPLKPRGHSRHGGGGGRRHGGGGRPRRRRRILRWSATVLAVLILGTAGAGYLYYQHLNGNIKKKDLNIGDEKDRAAKSKPNAAGQTPLNILLIGSDARDSAENQKLGGAKDTFDTPARADVQMLLHVSADRSNMSVVSMPRDTLLQIPKCTDPDTGKTYAASTSLTMTNDSLGRGGPGCTVATWEKLTDIHIDHFIMVDFAGVVSMADAIGGVPVCVDANIYSHTSTGHGSGLKLEKGTTSIKGKQALQWLRTRYGFEDGSDIGRTKAQHQYMNSMVRQLRENATLSNPNKLRKLAETATNAVTVDDGLGTVTKLYDLSKELKKVPTKRITMTTMPWVYSSDGNRVLPKPTDAAKVWRLLREDIALDGKDKKKTTTEKTSSDPAAADDKIGVIVQNGTRTSTLAPVGGRASTVTQLLVGKGFTEAKADTTTATAEDTTVIRYPSADLEGDAQRVAKSLGIPTSAVEKSTSVSGITLVVGADWRDGTTYKAPEDDDSTPASAKLDKGSDTGACMHVDPDYTWS; the protein is encoded by the coding sequence ATGGCGCAGAGCAGTGTGCGTGGGGAGGGAGCGCGACCACGCGTCCGGCGAGCCGGCGGTGCAGGTGGAGCCGGTGGAGCCGGTGGACTGGGCTGGGACGACAGTCCGTACGACGAGAACGGCGATCCGGTTCACCGGACCGACGGCGGTTCCGTTCGGACGGCCGACGGCGATGGAGACCGGACGGCCGACGACACAATGCCGCTCAAGCCGCGCGGCCACAGCCGGCACGGCGGCGGCGGTGGGCGCCGGCACGGGGGCGGGGGGCGCCCGCGTCGCAGACGCCGCATCCTGCGCTGGTCGGCGACGGTCCTGGCGGTCCTGATACTCGGCACCGCCGGTGCCGGTTATCTCTACTACCAGCACCTGAACGGCAACATCAAAAAGAAGGACCTGAACATCGGCGACGAGAAGGACCGCGCCGCCAAGTCCAAACCGAACGCCGCGGGCCAGACCCCGCTGAACATCCTGCTGATCGGTTCGGACGCCCGGGACTCCGCGGAGAACCAGAAGCTCGGCGGCGCCAAGGACACCTTCGACACGCCGGCGCGCGCGGACGTCCAGATGCTGCTGCACGTCTCGGCGGACCGCTCCAACATGTCGGTGGTCAGCATGCCGCGCGACACGCTGCTGCAGATACCCAAGTGCACCGACCCGGACACGGGGAAGACGTACGCGGCGAGCACCTCGCTCACGATGACGAACGACTCGCTGGGCCGCGGTGGTCCCGGCTGCACGGTTGCCACCTGGGAGAAGCTGACCGACATCCACATCGACCACTTCATCATGGTCGACTTCGCGGGTGTGGTGTCCATGGCGGACGCCATCGGCGGTGTCCCGGTCTGTGTGGACGCCAACATCTACTCGCACACCTCCACCGGCCACGGCTCCGGCCTGAAGCTCGAGAAGGGCACGACGTCCATCAAGGGCAAGCAGGCCCTGCAGTGGCTGCGCACGCGGTACGGCTTCGAGGACGGCAGCGACATAGGCCGGACCAAGGCCCAGCACCAGTACATGAACTCGATGGTCCGCCAGCTGCGCGAGAACGCCACGCTCAGCAACCCCAACAAGCTGCGCAAGCTCGCCGAGACGGCCACCAACGCGGTGACCGTCGACGACGGCCTGGGCACGGTGACCAAGCTCTACGACCTCAGCAAAGAGCTGAAAAAGGTCCCGACGAAGCGCATCACCATGACCACCATGCCGTGGGTGTACTCCTCCGACGGCAACCGGGTGCTGCCCAAGCCGACGGACGCGGCGAAGGTCTGGCGGCTGCTGCGCGAGGACATCGCACTGGACGGCAAGGACAAGAAGAAGACGACCACGGAGAAGACGTCGTCCGACCCGGCCGCCGCCGACGACAAGATCGGCGTGATCGTGCAGAACGGCACGCGCACGTCCACACTGGCCCCGGTCGGCGGGCGCGCGAGCACCGTGACCCAGTTGCTCGTCGGCAAGGGCTTCACCGAGGCGAAGGCCGACACGACGACGGCTACCGCCGAGGACACGACGGTCATCCGCTATCCCAGCGCCGATCTGGAGGGCGACGCCCAGCGGGTCGCCAAGTCCCTCGGCATTCCGACGAGTGCGGTGGAGAAGTCGACGAGCGTCTCCGGCATCACGCTGGTCGTCGGCGCCGACTGGCGGGACGGCACGACGTACAAGGCACCCGAGGACGACGACTCGACGCCGGCGTCCGCGAAGCTGGACAAGGGCTCGGACACCGGTGCGTGCATGCACGTCGACCCGGACTACACCTGGTCCTAG